The genomic DNA CCAGACCAGGATCAGCGCGAAGACCAGTTCCGGCACGGTCCGCACCGCCTCCAGCCCGCGCCGGGAGAGCTGGAAGGCCCAGCCGCCGGGCGAGATGTTGCGGGCGCCGAGAAAGGCCAGCGGCAGGGCGAGAATGGTGCCCGCCACGGTGGCGAGCGCCGCCATATTCGCCGTCTCGAAGAGCAGCCAGGCCCAGCGGTCGAGGCGGTAGAACCAGTAGGCGAGGCTGCCCTCGGTCTTCACCCCGGCGAACAGGCTGCCCCAGCGCAGGTCGGGCAGGGTGCGGAGGAAGTAGTCGCCCATGCGCGGGAAGCCGGCGGCGAGGATGGGCCAGCGGAACTCGCTGACCCAGGCGGCGAGCCAGAGGCAGGGCAGCAGCACCGCCAGCACCAGCAGCGCCCCCAGCCAGCGGCGCCGCCGGGCGGCCTGGAAAGCGGCCTCGCCGCGCGCGACGGCGCCGGCTGTCGCGCTCACGCGGCGGGCTCTCGCGGACAGGGGCGCGCGAAGGCGCCGCCCCGTCTCAGTTGCGCTGGCGGCGCGCGGCCGCCTCCTCGCGCCGCAGGGCGATGGGCAACTCGTAGTCGGACAGCGTGACGGTGCGGAAGCCGGTGCCCTCGCCGCGCTCGATCTGCCGGTAGATGTCGGGATGCACGCGCGGCAGGGCGAGCAGGAAGTCGCGCAGGTCGCTCCTGAAGCTCTCCGGCAGGTCGGCGCGGATGGCGATGGGGCCGGTGGGGATCAGGCCGGAATGCCAGATGACGCGGAGGTCGTTCATCCTCAGCAGGCCCTTGTCCACCATGGCGCGGAGATTGCCGCGGGAGTAGCCCTGCGCCGGATCGCCCTGGCCGGAGGCCCAGGTGCAGGCGGCGTCGTACTGCCGTTGCAGCACCGCCACCACGGCCTGTTCGTGCCCGCCGGCGAAGCCGGTGTGCGAGAAGTACTTCCCGTCCTCGGTCGGGATGCCCTGGGCGCGCAGCGAGGCGCGCGGCGCGAAATAGCCGGAGGTGGAGTTGGGATCGGCCCAGGCGAGGGACCTGCCCTTCATGCCGGCGATGCCGGTGATGCCGGAATCCGCGCGCACCACCATCACCGCGATATAGCCGATGGAGCCATCGTCCTGCTCCGCCGCCACCAGCGGCTCCACCCCGCCATTCGTGTCGATCCAGGCGCCGGCGAAGGCGGCGGCGCCCATCTGCGCGACCTCGACCTGCTTCGCCGCCATGGCCTGTCCGACGCCCGCGAAATCCGCCGCCGGATAGAGGCGGACAGGCACCTGGAAGGTCTCCTCCAGCAGCTTGCGGTAGCCGTCGTAGCGGCCGAGCCGGTCGGCCTCGTTCTCGCCGCCCGAAATGCCGATACGCAGCGTGGGGATCTGCGCCGCCCAGGCGCGCTTGCCGGGGCTGGGGAAGGGGCTGCCATCCGCCGTACGGCGCGGGGCCGGCTCGGCGCGAACGGGAAGGGCGCGCGCCAGGAGCGGCAGGGCCATGGATGAGGCCAGGAGGATGCGTCGCGTGCTCATGCCATTCGTCTTCCGTTCAGGCGGGGAGCGGAGCATCGGCGGGCGGCGCCGTCACCCCGTAGATCGCGCGCAGCCGGGCCGCGTCCAGGGCCTCCGGCGTGCCGTCGAAGACCACGCGCCCGGCCTGCATCGCGACGATGCGGTCGCAGTATTCCCGCGCGGTCTCGATATGGTGCAGGTTCACCAGCACGGTCAGCCCGTCCCGCCGGTTGATGTCGCGCAGCGCCGCCATCACCACCGCGGCATTGCGCGGGTCGAGCGAGGCGATCGGCTCGTCGGCCAGGATGAGCTTCGGCTGCTGCATCAGCGCGCGGGCGATGGCGACGCGCTGCTGCTGCCCGCCGGACAGCGTGTCGGCGCGTTGCAGGGCCAGATCGGCGAGGTCGAAGCGGTCGAGCGTGGCGAGCGCCAGGGCGCGCTCCTCCGCCGTGAAGGCACCGAGGAAGCCGGTGACCGCGCCCCAGGCGCCGGGGCGGCGGTTGAGGCGGCCCACCAGCACGTTGCGCAGCACGTCCAGGCGCGGAACGAGGTTGAACTGCTGGAAGACCATGGCGCAGTCGGCGCGCCAGTCGCGCAGCGCTTGGCCGCGTAGGGCGGTGACGTCGCGCCCGCCGAACAGGATGCGCCCGCCGCTGGGCTCGGTCAGGCGGTTGATCATCCGCAGCAGGGTGGACTTCCCGGCACCCGAGCGGCCGATCACCCCCACCATCTGCCCATCGGGAATGCCGAGGCTGACGCCGTCCACGGCCACGCGATTGCCGAAGCGGCGGGTCAGCTCCCGGATCTCCAGCATGGCGTAACACCCTCCGCGACGGCGGTGCGGGAGCATAGCGCCGTGCCTCATGGGTGCGAGCCCCCCCGGCAACCGGACAGGCCACGGAATGGTGCGGAGCAGCACGGAATTCGCGTTGACGCCATGGTCCGGCGCCATCCATGTTGTTCGCGGAATGTTGAGCCGACTCCTCCCCATTGCGCGACAAGCGCTGCAAGCGCAGCCGATCACGGCCTGCGCCGAGGGGATGTGTGTGACCTGCCCAGGCCCCGGCCCGGCGCAGGGCGGTGGCCGGAGACGATCCGCCCCCTAAGGACCCGACATCCACAACCCTCAGCAGGCCCCGCCGACACCATGTCGCGGGGCTTTTTCTTTGCCTGCGCCGGATGGGAGTTCCGCGTGGAACCGAGCGCCCCTCTCGCCCTGTTCCTCAAGGCCGCCGGCTTCGGCCTGGCCGTCGCCGCGCCGGTCGGGCCGATGAGCCTGCTCTGCATGCGCCGCTGCCTGGGGCAAGGCGAGGGGCAGGGCTGGCAGGCCGGGCTCGCCACGGGGGCGGGGATCGCGCTGGGCGACGCGTGCTATGCGCTGGTGGCGGCGCTGGGGCTTTCCGGCCTGTCCGGCTTCCTGCTGGCGCAGGAGAAGCCGCTGCACCTCGCCGCCGGGCTGTTCCTGCTCTATCTCGGCCTGCGAAGCTGGTGCCGCCGCCCCGCCGAGACCGAGACCGGAACCGCGCCCGAGGCAGTGCGGCTGCGGCCCTGGCCCACGTTGGCGAGCGCGCTCCTGCTGACGCTCACCAACCCACCCACGATCCTGATGTTCGCGGCGATCTTCACCGCCCTGGCGCCGCGCGGCGGATTCGACACGGCCACGGCCGTCCTCACCGTGCTCGGCGTCTTCGCCGGCTCGATGCTCTGGTGGTGCGGGCTGGTCGCGGCACTCACCCGCCTGCGCCACCTCCTCACCCCGCGCGCCCGCCTCTGGATCGACCGCCTCGCCGGCCTCGTCCTGGCTGGCTTCGGCCTCGTCACCCTGCGTCGGGGTTTCTGAGGATCTGCCCTGGGAACCGGGAGGCTCTGCCTCCCGGACCCTTTGCTGAAGAAGGGGCCGCTCAGGGGGATGGTATCCCCCCGAGACCCCGCCATGAGCGCTCCGCGAGGAGGGGGATTGGGACAGCGGTTGCCATTGGCACGCCGGCAGCCATCACCCCCTCCTCGCGGAGCGCTCATAGGGTTCCCAGGGACCAACGTCCCTGGGCGGGGTGTCCAGAGGGGCGGAGCCCCTCTGGCCCCGGTCCGATCCCCTCAGAGCGCCGACAGGATGGCGTGGCAGACGCGGTCGGCCTGGGACTCGTCGAGATAGGGGTGCATCGGCAGGCTGAGGATGCGGGTGCAGAGGTCCTCGCTGACCGGCAGGGAGGCGGCGCCTTCGTGGTGGGGGCGGTAGGCTGGCTGGTGGTGCAGGGGCAGCGGGTAGTAGATGCCGGTGGGCACCCCGGCGGCCTTGCAGGCTTCCTGGACGCGGGGGCGGTCGGCGGCCTCCGGCAGGGTGATGGAATAGAGGCCCCAGGCGCTCTCGGCGCCGGGGCGCTGGGCCTGGGTCTGCACGCGGTTGCCCAGGCGCTCCGCATACCAGCCGGCGATGCGGGCGCGGGAGCGGAGCTCCTCCTCGAAGAGCGGCATCTTGCACAGCAGGATCGCGGCCTGGATCGTGTCGAGGCGGCCGTTCATGCCGGTGCGCAGCACCTCGTAGCGCTGCTTGCCCTCGCCATGGGTGCGGAGCGAGCGGTAGAGCTCGGCCTTCTCGTCGCTGTCGGTCAGGATGGCGCCGCCGTCGCCGTAACAGCCCAGCGTCTTGGTCGGATAGAAGCTGAGCGCCGCCGCGCCGCCCCAGCGGCCCAGGCGCTTGCCGTCGAGGCTGGCGCCGAAGGCCTGGGCGGCGTCGTCGAGGGCGAACATGCCTTCCTCGGCGCAGATCGCCTCGATGGCCGGCCAGTCGGCGGGCAGGCCGAACAGGTCCACGCCCACCACGGCGCGCGGGCGCAGCCGGCCCTCGGCCTTCACGGTGGCGATGCGGCGCTTCAGGTCGGCGATGTCGATGTTGAAGCTCTGCGGGTCCACGTCCACGAAGACCGGGGTGGCGCCCAGCACCAGCGGCACCTCGGCGGTGGCGGTGTAGGTGAAGGCGGGCAGGAAGACGGCGTCGCCGCGCCCGATGCCCTCGGCCATCATGGTGATCTGCAGCGCGTCGGTGCCGGAGGAGACGCCAACCGCATGCTTGCAGCCGGCGAAGGCGGCGAGCTGCCTCTCCAGCTCGTCCACCTCGGGGCCCTGCACGAAGCGGCCGGAATCCAGCACCGAGGCGATGCGGCGGTCCAGCTCGCCACGGATCAGCGACTGCTGCGCCTTCATGTCGAAGAGGGCGATGGGGCGGGAGGAGGACTCGGGAGCGGCGGTCATGGCATTCCAGCTGGCTGGGGACCCGGCCCGGCGGCCAGGCCCCGTTCGGGGAGTGCGGGCCCACCCGGCCGCCGCCACGGGGCGGGAAGAGCCGGGGGGACCCTATGCGGGGACGATGTAGGCCCCGCCGGCCCCGGGGGCCAAGTCACCCTTCGTATCGCCCGGCAATCTTGCTCCCGGCGTCCCGGGCTGCGGGCCGAGGAAGCCCGCCTGTTCCTCCCGCATCCCGCCGACCGGCCAGGGCGCCGGAGGGAGCATGGCGGATTCCGGGTTCGACCGGGACAGGCCGGGCTGGCGCAGGGCGCCGCGCGTGTCCACCACCAGCCGGGCATGGCGGCGCACCAGCTCCAGCGGCATGTCGCTGTGGGGGGTCACGATCACCACCGCATCCTGCTCCGCCAGCAGGGCGGGGGTGAGGTCCTGGCTTTCGAGCGCCGGCGCCGTGCCGGCAAGCCGCCGCGTCGCCGGGAAGCGCGGCACCAGCGGGTCGTGATAGGCGAGATGCGCGCCATAGCCTTCCAGGATGCGGAAGATCTCCACCGCCGGGCTTTCCCGCGTGTCCGGCACGTCGGGCTTGTAGGCGAGGCCGAGCAGCAGCACACGGGCGCCGCGCAGGGTGCGGCCGCGCGTGTCCAGCGCTTCGCGCAGGCGGTTCACCACGTAATGCGGCTGGGCGTCGTTCACCCGGCCCGCCAGCTCGATGAAGTCGCTCGGCACGCCCAGCTCCCGCGCCTTCCAGGCAAGGTAGTAGGGGTCCACCGGGATGCAGTGGCCGCCGAGGCCGGGTCCGGGACGGAAGGGCATGAAGCCGAAGGGCTTGGTGGCGGCGGCGTCGATCACCTCGTGCACGTCGATGGCCATGGCGTGGCTGAGGCGCTTGAGCTCGTTCACCAGGCCGATGTTCACGGCGCGGAAGACGTTCTCGTAGCACTTGGCCAGCTCCGCCACGGCGAGCGAGGAGACCGGCACCACCGAGCCCGCCACGGGGGCGTAGAGCGCCTCGCCCACGGCGCGGCAGGTCGGCGTGGCGCCGGCCACCAGCTTGGGCACGCGGCCCACCGTGCCGTCCGGGTTGCCCGGGTCCTCGCGCTCGGGGCTGTAGATGCAGAAGGCGTCGCGCCCGACCTGGAGCCCGGCCGCGTCCAGCACGGGCAGCACATGTTCCTCGGTGGTGCCGGGATAGGTCGTGCTTTCCAGCGAAAGCGCCTGGCCGGGGCGCAGGAAGGGGCGCAGGGCGCGCAGCGTTTCGCGCACGGCGGCGAGGTCGGGCTCCTTGTGCGGGCCGATCGGAGTGGGGACGCAGATCACCAGCGCGTCGCAGGCGGCGGCCGCCGCCATCTCCGCATGCGCCTCGATGCCCGAGGCCGCCACGCGCGAATCGGCGATGCCGTGGATGGGCGAGCGCCCGGCCCGTACCGCCGCCACCTTGTCCGGGTCGATGTCGAAGCCGGAAACGCGGAAGCCCGTCTCGGCATAGCGCAGCGCCAGCGGGAAGCCGGCATAGCCCAGGCCGATCATGCCGATCCGCGCCTGCCGCGCCTCCAGCCGCCGGATCAGGCCGCGGGCGCGGGAGGGCAGGAAGGGGGCGTTCATCGCGGGCCTCCATCGGCCCGCCACATGCCGGTGGGGGCCGCGCGAGCGGCCCGGGGAGGGGTCAGGCCCCCCGCGCCGCCGCGTGATGCGGGTCGTGGTCGAATTCCGGCACCAGCCGCGAAAGCTGCGCCAGGGCGAGCTTGGGCTGGCCGGCGCGGCAGGCGGAGGCGATCTCGTCGATCGCCCGGCCCACCAGCGCCGGGTCGGCGGTGCGCGGCGTGGCCACGAGCAGGCCGGGGAAGCGCGTCGGATTCGGCGGCTCCTGCCCGTGGAACAGTTCCTCGTAGAGCTTCTCGCCGGGGCGCAGGCCGGTGAAGCGGATCTCCACATCCTCCTCCGGGCGCAGGCCGGCGAGGCGGATCATGCGGCGGGCGAGGTCCACGATCTTCACCGGATCGCCCATGTCGAGCACGAAGATCCCCCCCTCCCGCAGCTCCGGCGGCTGGTCGGCGCGGTCCTCCGCCCCCACCACGCTGGCCTGGAGCACCAGCCCCACGGCCTCCCGCACCGTCATGAAATACCGGCGCATGTCCGGATGGGTGACGGTCAGCGGCCCGCCGCGCTCCAGCTGGCGCCGGAACAGCGGCACCACCGAGCCGGTGGAGCCCAGCACGTTGCCGAAGCGCACGGTGACGCAGCGCATGCCGCCGCTCCCGTTCGCCGCGGCCTGGCGCGCCTGCATGTCGAGGCCCTGGCAGTACATCTCCGCCAGCCGCTTGCCCGCGCCCATCACCGAGGTCGGATTCACCGCCTTGTCGGTGGAGATGAAGACCATCTCCACCGCGCCCGCCGCCCGGGCCGCGTCGGCCACGATGCGGGTGCCCTGGGCATTGGTCAGCAGCCCCTCGGCCGGGTCGTTCTCCACCATCGGCACGTGCTTCAGCGCGGCGGCGTGGAAGACCAGCTCGGGTCGGGTCTCCTCCATCAGCCGCCGGATGCGGGTCTCGTCGCGTACATCCGCCAGCACCGCCCGGCGCGGCACGTCGGGGTGCAGCTCGCCCAGTTCCAGGTCGATCGAGTAGAGCGCGAATTCCCCATGGTCCAGCAGCGTCAGCATGGAGGGGCCGAGCCCCGCCACCTGCCGCGCCAGCTCCCCGCCGATGGTGCCGCCGGCGCCCGTCACCAGCACCCGCCGACCCTGCACCAGCCGCGCGATGCCCTCGCGGTCCAGCGGCACCTGGGGACGGTCCAGCAGCTCCTCGATGCCGATCGGGCGCAGCGTGATGCGGCGCTCCATCCCACTCGGGCGCTGCCGTTCCGGCGCCGTCGGGTCCAGCGCCGTGGGGCGCGGCGCGCGGCGCACCGTCACGCCGTGGCGGTCGGCCGCGTCCAGCAGCGCCTCCAGGTCCTTGCCCGAGACGTCGCTGCCCACCAGCACCAGCGTGGCCGGCAGGCGGTTCTGCTCCCGCAGCCGCTCCAGCACCTCGTCCGCATCGTCCAGCGCGCCCAGGATGGGCACGCCCAGGATGCGCCGCCCGGCCTGCCGCGCCCGCGGGGCCAGGATGCCCAGCACGCGGAAGCCCGGCATCCGCTGCGCCGAGAGGGCGCGCAGGAAGAGGTCGGCGGCCTCGCCGGAGCCCGCCAGCATCACCGTGCGGGCCGGGGCCTCGCCCGAGGACAGGGCGCGGGCGCCCCGGTAATGGGTGTGGCGCATCCGCACCGCCATGCGCGCCACGCCCAGCAGGGCGACCAGCGATCCGGCATGGAGGAAGGGGAAGGCGATGCTGGGCGGCCCCCAGCCGCGGACCGGACCGGCCAGAAACAGGCCCAGCGAGAAGAGTGCGGCCATGGTCACGGCGGCGGCCAGCACGGCCAGCATGTCCGGCAGGCCGGAGAATCGCCAGTACTGCCGCGCCAGGCGCAGCGGGACGGCGCCGAGCAGGAAGGCCGCCAGCCCACCCGCCAGGGCAGGGGGCCACCACAGGACGGGGGCCAGTCGCCGGGCGCGTCGAGCCACAGGGCGAGCGGCAGGGCCACCGCCGCCAGGGCGAGGTCCACCAGGAAGTTCAGCAGGATGCGTCTGGGCGCCATCCATCCTCGTCTAGCCCCTCCCGGGGAGAGGGGCCAAGCGCCCGTAAAGGCCGGTCAGACGTTCGGCTTCCGCAGCCCAGCCGTAACGCCCCAGGGCGGCCGCCCGTCCCGCCGCGCCCATCCGGGCCCGCAGGGCGGGGTCGCGCAGCGTTTCCACCGCCGCCGCGATGGCGCGGGGGCAGGCGGTGTTCACCAGCAGGCCGCAGCCGCTGTCCCGCACCACGGCGGCGACCTCGGTGGCGAAATCCGGCGCGATCACCGGCAGGCCGGCCAGCATGCAGTCGAACAGCTTGTGCGGCAAAGCGAGGCGGTGGTTCTCCACCCCAGGCTGGAACAGGACGAGGCCGATATCCGCCCCGGCCAGGGCCTCCAGCGCCGCCGGCTGCGGCATCCAGCCCAGCCGCTCCACCCGGTCCTCCAGCAGCAGCAGCCGGGCCAAGGCGAGGAACTCCGCCTCGCTGCCATCGGCGAAGCGGCCGATCAGCCGCAGCCGCGCCTGCGGCGGGCCGAGCGCCAGGGCCTGCAGCATCTCCTCCGAGCCCCGGCTGCGGGTCAGGCTGCCCAGATGCGCCAGGACCAGCGGGCCGGGGACGTGCCGGCGCGGGGCGAGCGGCAGGGGCTCGGCATAGTTGCGCACCGCGACCAGCCGGGGCGCGGCGCGGAAATCCGCGTCCAGCCCGTCCTTGGCCACCACCACCGCATCGGCCCGCGCCGCCATGGCGCGGCAGGCCAGGCGGATCGCCGCCCGCGCCAGGGGCGCCAGCGCGGGGCGCAGCAGCCGGGGCAGATGGTGGTCGAGGCGGGAGGGATAGTGCTCATGGACATCGAGCACCACCCGCGTATCGCGGCCGCGCGCGGCGATCAGCGCGGCCAGCCAGGAATCGGGCTCCGAGGCATGCAGCACCGCCGCGTCGCAGGCCCGGGCGCGGCGGGCCAGGGCGGGGATGCCGAGCAGCCGCCCCAGCCAGCCCGGGCGGCGGCGATAGGGTGCCAGGATCACGCCGCGCGACCGGCCCGGGGCGCCGGCGGCCGGCCGGGAGGGGACGGGCTGGGGGCAGAGATGCCACACCTGCCAACCGGCGGCGGCCAGCGCGGCGCCTTCCTTGCCGACGACGCGCACATCCTCCGGCGGATGGGCGGCGGACAGCATCACCACCAGCGGCGCCTGGGGCCGGCCCGTGCCGGCCCGCAGCGGGGAAGGGGCGAGGGCATTCACGCCGCCACCCCCGGAGCCATCCCCAGGGGAGCTTCCAGGGGAGTTCCCAGGCTGGGCAGAGCCTCGCGCAGATGCGCGGCCATGCGCGCCCCGGCCTGCCCGTCCCAGAGCGGGATCGGCCGCGCGGCGGGCCAGCGGCCGCCGAGGACCTCCTCCACCGCCCGGGGCAGATCATCCGGCCGGACCAGACGGTTGGCGCCGGACAGCAGCGTCACCGGCCGCTCGGTGGAAGGGCGCAGGGTCAGGCAGGGCAGGTCCAGCGCCGCCGCTTCCTCCTGCAACCCGCCGCTGTCGGTGGCGACCAGCCGCGCCCGCGCCATCAGCGACA from Roseomonas gilardii includes the following:
- a CDS encoding polysaccharide biosynthesis protein — translated: MARRARRLAPVLWWPPALAGGLAAFLLGAVPLRLARQYWRFSGLPDMLAVLAAAVTMAALFSLGLFLAGPVRGWGPPSIAFPFLHAGSLVALLGVARMAVRMRHTHYRGARALSSGEAPARTVMLAGSGEAADLFLRALSAQRMPGFRVLGILAPRARQAGRRILGVPILGALDDADEVLERLREQNRLPATLVLVGSDVSGKDLEALLDAADRHGVTVRRAPRPTALDPTAPERQRPSGMERRITLRPIGIEELLDRPQVPLDREGIARLVQGRRVLVTGAGGTIGGELARQVAGLGPSMLTLLDHGEFALYSIDLELGELHPDVPRRAVLADVRDETRIRRLMEETRPELVFHAAALKHVPMVENDPAEGLLTNAQGTRIVADAARAAGAVEMVFISTDKAVNPTSVMGAGKRLAEMYCQGLDMQARQAAANGSGGMRCVTVRFGNVLGSTGSVVPLFRRQLERGGPLTVTHPDMRRYFMTVREAVGLVLQASVVGAEDRADQPPELREGGIFVLDMGDPVKIVDLARRMIRLAGLRPEEDVEIRFTGLRPGEKLYEELFHGQEPPNPTRFPGLLVATPRTADPALVGRAIDEIASACRAGQPKLALAQLSRLVPEFDHDPHHAAARGA
- a CDS encoding LysE family translocator, translating into MEPSAPLALFLKAAGFGLAVAAPVGPMSLLCMRRCLGQGEGQGWQAGLATGAGIALGDACYALVAALGLSGLSGFLLAQEKPLHLAAGLFLLYLGLRSWCRRPAETETGTAPEAVRLRPWPTLASALLLTLTNPPTILMFAAIFTALAPRGGFDTATAVLTVLGVFAGSMLWWCGLVAALTRLRHLLTPRARLWIDRLAGLVLAGFGLVTLRRGF
- the phnD gene encoding phosphate/phosphite/phosphonate ABC transporter substrate-binding protein, which produces MSTRRILLASSMALPLLARALPVRAEPAPRRTADGSPFPSPGKRAWAAQIPTLRIGISGGENEADRLGRYDGYRKLLEETFQVPVRLYPAADFAGVGQAMAAKQVEVAQMGAAAFAGAWIDTNGGVEPLVAAEQDDGSIGYIAVMVVRADSGITGIAGMKGRSLAWADPNSTSGYFAPRASLRAQGIPTEDGKYFSHTGFAGGHEQAVVAVLQRQYDAACTWASGQGDPAQGYSRGNLRAMVDKGLLRMNDLRVIWHSGLIPTGPIAIRADLPESFRSDLRDFLLALPRVHPDIYRQIERGEGTGFRTVTLSDYELPIALRREEAAARRQRN
- the phnC gene encoding phosphonate ABC transporter ATP-binding protein, with the protein product MLEIRELTRRFGNRVAVDGVSLGIPDGQMVGVIGRSGAGKSTLLRMINRLTEPSGGRILFGGRDVTALRGQALRDWRADCAMVFQQFNLVPRLDVLRNVLVGRLNRRPGAWGAVTGFLGAFTAEERALALATLDRFDLADLALQRADTLSGGQQQRVAIARALMQQPKLILADEPIASLDPRNAAVVMAALRDINRRDGLTVLVNLHHIETAREYCDRIVAMQAGRVVFDGTPEALDAARLRAIYGVTAPPADAPLPA
- a CDS encoding DegT/DnrJ/EryC1/StrS family aminotransferase, which gives rise to MTAAPESSSRPIALFDMKAQQSLIRGELDRRIASVLDSGRFVQGPEVDELERQLAAFAGCKHAVGVSSGTDALQITMMAEGIGRGDAVFLPAFTYTATAEVPLVLGATPVFVDVDPQSFNIDIADLKRRIATVKAEGRLRPRAVVGVDLFGLPADWPAIEAICAEEGMFALDDAAQAFGASLDGKRLGRWGGAAALSFYPTKTLGCYGDGGAILTDSDEKAELYRSLRTHGEGKQRYEVLRTGMNGRLDTIQAAILLCKMPLFEEELRSRARIAGWYAERLGNRVQTQAQRPGAESAWGLYSITLPEAADRPRVQEACKAAGVPTGIYYPLPLHHQPAYRPHHEGAASLPVSEDLCTRILSLPMHPYLDESQADRVCHAILSAL
- the phnE gene encoding phosphonate ABC transporter, permease protein PhnE, which encodes MSATAGAVARGEAAFQAARRRRWLGALLVLAVLLPCLWLAAWVSEFRWPILAAGFPRMGDYFLRTLPDLRWGSLFAGVKTEGSLAYWFYRLDRWAWLLFETANMAALATVAGTILALPLAFLGARNISPGGWAFQLSRRGLEAVRTVPELVFALILVWAFGIGALPGIIAIALHTAGALGKLFAEAIENAEMGPWEGLRASGAHWVQACRWAVLPQVGPSLLSYVLLRFEINVRGASVIGFVGAGGIGEELYTVILSNYYEEISAIVVLIVLTVMAIDLASERLRHRLIGPRA
- a CDS encoding glycosyltransferase yields the protein MNALAPSPLRAGTGRPQAPLVVMLSAAHPPEDVRVVGKEGAALAAAGWQVWHLCPQPVPSRPAAGAPGRSRGVILAPYRRRPGWLGRLLGIPALARRARACDAAVLHASEPDSWLAALIAARGRDTRVVLDVHEHYPSRLDHHLPRLLRPALAPLARAAIRLACRAMAARADAVVVAKDGLDADFRAAPRLVAVRNYAEPLPLAPRRHVPGPLVLAHLGSLTRSRGSEEMLQALALGPPQARLRLIGRFADGSEAEFLALARLLLLEDRVERLGWMPQPAALEALAGADIGLVLFQPGVENHRLALPHKLFDCMLAGLPVIAPDFATEVAAVVRDSGCGLLVNTACPRAIAAAVETLRDPALRARMGAAGRAAALGRYGWAAEAERLTGLYGRLAPLPGRG
- a CDS encoding nucleotide sugar dehydrogenase, which gives rise to MNAPFLPSRARGLIRRLEARQARIGMIGLGYAGFPLALRYAETGFRVSGFDIDPDKVAAVRAGRSPIHGIADSRVAASGIEAHAEMAAAAACDALVICVPTPIGPHKEPDLAAVRETLRALRPFLRPGQALSLESTTYPGTTEEHVLPVLDAAGLQVGRDAFCIYSPEREDPGNPDGTVGRVPKLVAGATPTCRAVGEALYAPVAGSVVPVSSLAVAELAKCYENVFRAVNIGLVNELKRLSHAMAIDVHEVIDAAATKPFGFMPFRPGPGLGGHCIPVDPYYLAWKARELGVPSDFIELAGRVNDAQPHYVVNRLREALDTRGRTLRGARVLLLGLAYKPDVPDTRESPAVEIFRILEGYGAHLAYHDPLVPRFPATRRLAGTAPALESQDLTPALLAEQDAVVIVTPHSDMPLELVRRHARLVVDTRGALRQPGLSRSNPESAMLPPAPWPVGGMREEQAGFLGPQPGTPGARLPGDTKGDLAPGAGGAYIVPA